The following are from one region of the Paenibacillus protaetiae genome:
- a CDS encoding carbohydrate ABC transporter permease, with protein MAKRKAAFYSMTIPALLLFFAFHTFPALQGIFYSFTNWDGYSDGYDFVGFKNFKSLFTDTNVLNSYLFTFKYAIVVTVLINIISLLIALGLNSRIKYRNFFRGVYFLPNVLGVLIVGYIFNYIYSNAIPILGDKLGSSVLSTNILGNEKWAWVGIVIVAVWQGIAFNTILYLSGLQTIPRDLYEASDLDGANKWQTFWKITFPMLAPFFTINMVLAMKGGLMVFDQIVALTGGGPGRATQSIAMLIYQGGFQGGEFAYQSANAVVYFIVIVVISVIQLKFLQKRELDA; from the coding sequence ATGGCCAAAAGAAAAGCGGCGTTCTATAGCATGACCATTCCCGCTCTGCTGCTGTTTTTCGCTTTTCATACGTTTCCCGCGCTGCAAGGCATCTTTTATTCGTTTACGAACTGGGACGGCTACAGCGACGGGTATGATTTTGTCGGCTTTAAAAACTTCAAATCGCTGTTCACGGACACCAACGTCCTGAATTCCTATTTGTTTACGTTTAAATATGCCATTGTCGTTACGGTTCTCATTAACATCATCAGCCTGCTGATCGCGCTGGGGCTGAACTCGCGCATCAAATACCGCAATTTTTTCCGCGGCGTTTACTTTTTGCCGAATGTGCTTGGCGTGCTGATCGTCGGCTACATTTTTAACTACATTTATTCCAATGCCATTCCGATACTGGGCGACAAGCTGGGCAGCAGTGTCCTGTCGACAAACATTTTGGGCAATGAGAAATGGGCTTGGGTCGGCATCGTCATCGTAGCCGTTTGGCAGGGCATCGCCTTTAACACGATTTTGTATTTGTCGGGTCTTCAGACGATTCCGCGTGATTTGTACGAAGCTTCCGATCTGGACGGGGCGAACAAATGGCAGACGTTCTGGAAAATTACGTTCCCGATGCTGGCGCCGTTCTTTACGATCAATATGGTGCTGGCGATGAAAGGCGGCCTGATGGTGTTCGACCAGATCGTTGCGCTGACAGGCGGCGGTCCAGGACGGGCAACCCAATCAATCGCTATGCTCATCTATCAAGGCGGTTTCCAAGGCGGAGAATTTGCGTACCAGTCGGCGAATGCGGTTGTTTACTTTATCGTCATCGTGGTTATCTCCGTTATTCAGCTGAAATTTTTACAAAAGAGGGAGCTTGATGCGTAA
- a CDS encoding ABC transporter substrate-binding protein — translation MKKTLSVIAVSALVMTALAGCGSNSDSGGGSKGKVKLEFFQNKTEAKASFDELVKKFNEANPDITVTQVNPPDAETVLKTRVAKKDVPDIIGMGATDAYAQLAKSGVFADLSGDLTSNIQPAYLNMLNKLTGSETVNGIPFTANASGIIYNKAMFDELGLTIPKTWDELIATAQKIKDAGKTPFYLTLKDSWTLMVPFNSLSTDILGIDFYADRTNGSVKFDSPQFREVAEKQLKLLDFGEKDMFGKGYNDGNAAFAKGEAAMYIQGVWAIPEIQKANPDVKLGVFPFPATNDEASNKVISGVDTLLTISKDTKHPEEAKKFIDFLLQPENVQTYIDEQKAFSAVKGVNQSDESVQGFNAAFESGAIDDFSDHYIPGAVKADTIIQAFLQKKNVDAYVKQFDTEWDKVANRK, via the coding sequence ATGAAAAAGACACTATCAGTAATTGCAGTAAGCGCATTAGTCATGACCGCATTAGCAGGCTGCGGCAGCAACAGCGATTCGGGCGGCGGTTCGAAAGGGAAAGTGAAGCTGGAGTTTTTCCAAAACAAAACGGAAGCGAAAGCGTCCTTCGATGAGCTGGTCAAAAAGTTTAACGAAGCGAACCCGGATATTACCGTTACGCAAGTAAATCCGCCGGATGCGGAAACAGTGTTGAAAACGCGCGTTGCGAAAAAAGACGTACCGGACATTATCGGGATGGGCGCAACCGATGCATATGCCCAGCTTGCCAAAAGCGGCGTGTTTGCCGATCTGTCGGGCGACCTGACTTCGAATATTCAACCTGCATACTTAAACATGCTGAACAAGCTGACCGGCTCGGAGACGGTAAACGGCATTCCGTTTACGGCGAACGCCAGCGGCATTATTTACAACAAAGCGATGTTCGACGAGCTTGGCCTCACCATTCCGAAAACATGGGACGAGCTGATCGCAACCGCCCAAAAAATTAAAGACGCGGGCAAAACGCCGTTTTACTTGACGCTTAAAGATTCCTGGACGCTGATGGTGCCGTTCAACTCGCTGTCGACCGACATCCTGGGCATTGATTTCTATGCAGACCGCACGAACGGCAGCGTGAAATTCGACAGCCCTCAATTCCGCGAAGTGGCCGAGAAGCAATTGAAGCTGCTCGACTTTGGCGAGAAGGATATGTTCGGCAAAGGCTATAACGACGGCAACGCGGCATTCGCGAAAGGCGAAGCGGCGATGTACATTCAAGGCGTATGGGCGATTCCGGAAATTCAGAAAGCTAACCCGGACGTGAAGCTTGGCGTATTCCCGTTCCCGGCGACGAACGATGAAGCAAGCAACAAAGTGATTTCCGGCGTGGACACGCTGCTGACGATTTCCAAAGATACGAAACATCCGGAAGAAGCGAAAAAGTTTATCGACTTCCTGCTGCAGCCTGAAAACGTGCAAACGTACATCGACGAGCAAAAAGCTTTCTCCGCTGTAAAAGGCGTAAACCAATCGGACGAAAGCGTACAAGGCTTCAACGCAGCATTCGAAAGCGGAGCCATCGATGATTTCTCCGACCACTATATCCCTGGCGCTGTAAAAGCGGACACGATTATTCAAGCGTTCCTGCAAAAGAAAAACGTAGACGCGTACGTGAAGCAATTTGATACGGAATGGGATAAAGTGGCGAACCGCAAATAA
- a CDS encoding LacI family DNA-binding transcriptional regulator, which translates to MINNPPTIKDVAKAANVSVATVSRVLHNLAGYSDKTKQKVLQAVADLGYKPNAIARGLINKRTQTIGVLFPDVSSNFSSDILHGIEEVAHEHGFSVIVCNTAAEGKRTLNYLQVLHEKQVDGIVFTSEMLKDEYYDAMKEMRVPVVLVNTHSQKHMLPYVKVDDCQAAYQATNFLIQSGHREIAMIAGTRWDMLAGAPRLDGYKRALEDNGIPFEESKVIYGDFRMDSGKKAMEQLLASKMPFTAVFAASDEMAIGAMNVAMAKGLRIPEDISLIGYDDLNISRMIFPPLTTIHQPLALMGRLASEKLIALIEGAEQVPSSIVNHQLVERKTVRRLP; encoded by the coding sequence ATGATTAACAATCCTCCTACAATTAAAGATGTAGCCAAAGCAGCCAACGTATCGGTGGCAACGGTATCGCGCGTGCTTCATAACCTTGCCGGCTATTCGGATAAAACAAAGCAAAAGGTTTTGCAAGCGGTCGCGGATCTTGGCTACAAGCCAAATGCGATAGCCAGAGGGTTGATTAACAAGCGTACGCAAACGATTGGCGTTTTGTTTCCCGATGTGTCGAGCAACTTTTCGTCTGATATTTTGCATGGAATTGAAGAAGTTGCGCATGAACACGGCTTTAGCGTTATTGTGTGCAACACGGCTGCGGAAGGCAAGCGGACTTTAAACTATTTGCAGGTGCTTCATGAGAAGCAGGTCGACGGCATTGTTTTTACAAGCGAGATGCTGAAGGACGAGTATTATGACGCAATGAAGGAAATGCGCGTTCCGGTCGTGCTGGTCAACACGCATTCCCAGAAGCATATGCTTCCATACGTGAAGGTTGATGACTGTCAGGCTGCTTACCAGGCCACGAATTTCCTGATCCAGAGCGGCCACCGCGAAATTGCGATGATTGCAGGCACGCGCTGGGACATGCTTGCAGGCGCCCCGAGGCTGGACGGCTACAAGCGGGCGCTGGAGGATAACGGCATTCCGTTCGAGGAATCCAAGGTTATCTATGGCGACTTCAGAATGGACAGCGGCAAAAAAGCGATGGAGCAGCTGCTCGCAAGCAAAATGCCGTTTACGGCCGTTTTTGCAGCGAGTGACGAGATGGCGATTGGCGCCATGAACGTGGCGATGGCCAAAGGGCTTCGTATTCCTGAAGACATCTCGCTGATCGGTTATGACGATTTGAACATTTCCCGCATGATTTTTCCGCCGCTTACAACCATCCATCAGCCGTTGGCATTGATGGGGCGGCTTGCTTCCGAGAAGCTGATTGCCTTAATTGAGGGGGCTGAACAGGTGCCAAGCAGCATTGTGAACCATCAACTGGTGGAAAGAAAGACTGTTCGGCGTTTGCCTTGA
- a CDS encoding carbohydrate ABC transporter permease yields the protein MNKDRSTNWAVTILIALGSLFILFPLYMTVSIALKNPEEMAKSIFALPTGLHFENFSNAIKATDFFSAFKNSALITLISVGFILLSNSLVSYAVARNMGSKFFKGLYFYFISAMFIPFQIIMLPVVKLTTNLHMNNIPGIIVLYIVYGLAFNIFVYVGYIRSIPVELEEAATVDGASTYGTFWRVIFPLLAPINATVAILSCLSTWNDFMLPLIILSDPNSYTLPLVQYVFQGQFSTDFNLAFASYLLALAPMVIVYLVAQKWIINGITQGAVK from the coding sequence ATGAATAAAGATCGTTCTACGAATTGGGCCGTGACCATTCTGATCGCGCTTGGCTCCCTGTTTATTTTGTTCCCGCTGTATATGACCGTTTCGATTGCGCTCAAAAATCCGGAGGAGATGGCTAAATCGATTTTTGCCCTGCCGACGGGACTTCACTTCGAGAACTTTTCCAATGCGATTAAAGCAACCGATTTTTTCAGCGCATTTAAAAACAGCGCCTTGATTACACTCATTTCGGTTGGCTTCATTTTGCTCAGCAACTCGCTTGTTTCCTATGCGGTGGCGCGGAATATGGGCAGCAAGTTTTTTAAAGGCCTTTATTTCTACTTTATCAGCGCCATGTTTATTCCGTTTCAAATTATTATGCTTCCAGTCGTGAAGCTGACGACAAACCTGCATATGAACAACATTCCGGGCATTATCGTGCTTTATATCGTATACGGCCTGGCTTTCAATATTTTCGTCTATGTCGGTTACATCCGCTCGATCCCGGTTGAGCTGGAAGAAGCGGCTACGGTGGACGGCGCATCGACTTACGGCACGTTCTGGCGCGTTATTTTCCCGCTGCTCGCTCCGATCAATGCAACCGTTGCGATACTCAGCTGTTTGTCGACGTGGAATGACTTTATGCTTCCGCTCATTATATTAAGCGATCCGAATTCCTACACGCTGCCGCTGGTGCAATATGTATTCCAAGGGCAGTTCAGCACCGACTTCAACCTGGCATTTGCTTCTTACCTGCTGGCGCTTGCCCCGATGGTAATCGTATATCTGGTAGCGCAAAAGTGGATCATTAACGGCATCACGCAAGGTGCTGTCAAATAA